From one Lycium ferocissimum isolate CSIRO_LF1 chromosome 7, AGI_CSIRO_Lferr_CH_V1, whole genome shotgun sequence genomic stretch:
- the LOC132062511 gene encoding zinc finger protein ZAT12-like, translated as MTAMKRSREDDLRIEAEAMANCALMLLSRLNNTSTSSTDHYHNDFECKTCNKWFPSFQALGGHRASHNKRPRLLGDFVIEAKKNKMHKCSICGMEFSLGQSLGGHMRRHRNEINRTSTMTVKTTMIPILKKSNSSKRIFCLDLNLTPHDNVDLKLWPTTPVASPVLKCFF; from the coding sequence ATGACAGCCATGAAAAGAAGCAGAGAAGACGATTTGCGAATTGAAGCAGAGGCCATGGCTAACTGCGCCTTAATGCTTTTGTCTCGTTTAAACAACACGTCAACATCATCGACGGATCATTATCACAATGATTTTGAATGCAAGACTTGTAATAAATGGTTCCCATCTTTCCAAGCCCTAGGTGGTCATAGGGCAAGTCATAATAAACGACCAAGATTACTTGGAGATTTTGTTATTGAAGCCAAAAAGAATAAGATGCATAAATGTTCTATTTGTGGTATGGAGTTTTCTTTAGGTCAATCCTTGGGAGGTCACATGAGGCGTCACCGTAATGAAATTAATAGAACGTCGACTATGACAGTCAAAACGACGATGATTCCGATTTTGAAGAAGTCAAATAGCAGCAAGAGGATTTTTTGCTTGGACTTGAACTTAACCCCTCATGATAATGTTGATTTGAAGTTATGGCCAACGACACCAGTTGCATCTCCTGTTTTGAAATGCTTTTTTTAA
- the LOC132062512 gene encoding zinc finger protein ZAT11-like: MTSMKRSREDDGQVEAEAMAKCALILLSRLNNNTSSSDRDNLNGFECKTCNKRFPSFQALGGHRASHNKRPKLLGEFLVEDKTNKMHKCSVCGLEFSLGQALGGHMRCHRDEINKTSTMTPVLKKSNSSKRIFCLDLNLTPDDNVDLKLRLTAPVSTPVFRVFI, from the coding sequence ATGACTAGCATGAAAAGAAGCAGAGAAGATGATGGGCAAGTGGAAGCAGAAGCCATGGCTAAATGCGCCTTAATACTTCTGTCTCGTTTAAACAACAACACTTCTTCATCAGATCGAGACAATTTGAACGGTTTCGAATGCAAGACTTGTAATAAACGTTTCCCATCTTTCCAAGCCCTCGGTGGCCACCGTGCAAGTCATAATAAACGGCCAAAATTACTAGGAGAGTTTCTTGTGGAAGACAAAACGAACAAGATGCATAAATGTTCTGTATGTGGATTGGAGTTTTCTTTGGGTCAAGCTTTAGGTGGACACATGAGGTGTCACCGTGATGAAATTAATAAAACGTCAACGATGACACCAGTGTTGAAGAAGTCAAATAGCAGCAAAAGAATATTTTGCTTAGATTTAAACCTAACCcctgatgataatgttgatttGAAGTTACGGCTGACGGCACCAGTTTCAACTCCTGTTTTTCGAGTCTTTATTTAA